One genomic window of Myxocyprinus asiaticus isolate MX2 ecotype Aquarium Trade chromosome 5, UBuf_Myxa_2, whole genome shotgun sequence includes the following:
- the LOC127440867 gene encoding gastrula zinc finger protein XlCGF7.1-like encodes MEFIKEEIEDMSYTEPCRVKNTEEQRDMIKVKEENQELSEEEEEYQYQDPCNFTTGEESFSFTENVKSFSKDTAQRPGANNSFICPECGKSFAHKGHFNEHLKIHTGVKPYICPHCEKAFTCKGHLKRHIRIHTGERPYTCSECGKSFKCATNLKDHQRSHSGVRAFKCEQCGKSYILASNLNVHMKTHSNEKPYVCAVCGKGFLRLGCFNEHQKIHTGERSHICFECGDTFIRSSALKQHQKIHTGEKPHKCSYCEKGFTHSGALRRHERVHTGERPYHCTACGRSFTQSSDLQNHIKKPCPMLSQTAQSSSTVAM; translated from the exons ATGGAGTTTATTAAAGAGGAGATTGAAGACATGAGTTATACAGAACCATGCAGAGTGAAAAATacagaggaacaaagag ACATGATAAAAGTCAAAGAGGAAAATCAAGAACTgagtgaagaggaggaggaataCCAGTATCAGGATCCTTGTAATTTCACAACTGGAGAAGAATCTTTTAGTTTCACAGAAAATGTAAAGAGTTTTTCAAAAGATACAGCTCAGAGACCAGGAGCCAACAATTCTTTCATCTGCCCtgaatgtggaaagagttttgcacataaAGGGCATTTTAATGAGCACCTAAAAATCCACACTGGAGTGAAGCCTTACATCTGCCCTCATTGTGAGAAAGCTTTCACATGTAAAGGACACCTTAAAAGGCACattagaattcacactggagaaaggcCTTATACATGCTctgagtgtggaaagagtttcaaatgtGCAACAAATCTCAAAGATCACCAGCGCTCTCACTCTGGAGTGAGAGCATTCAAATGTGAGCAGTGTggtaaaagttatattttggcaTCAAActtaaatgttcacatgaaaactcattcaaatgagaagccttatgtgtgtgctgtgtgtggaAAGGGTTTTTTGCGCTTGGGCTGTTTTAATGAACATCAGAAAATACATACCGGTGAGAGATCTCATATATGCTTTGAGTGTGGGGATACTTTCATTAGATCCAGTGCCTTGAAACAGCATCAaaaaattcatactggagagaaacctcaCAAGTGTTCATACTGTGAAAAGGGTTTCACTCATTCAGGAGCCTTGAGAAGACATGAGAGAGtgcacactggagagaggccatATCATTGCACTGCATGTGGCAGGAGTTTCACCCAATCAAGTGATCTGCAGAATCATATAAAAAAGCCTTGCCCAATGTTGTCACAAACTGCACAAAGTTCATCTACAGTTGCAATGTAA